One region of Budorcas taxicolor isolate Tak-1 chromosome 3, Takin1.1, whole genome shotgun sequence genomic DNA includes:
- the OTOS gene encoding otospiralin, with protein MLAHLLPGLALCLLLAPLAGAKPVQEEGDPYAELPAMPYWPFSASDFWNYVQHFQALGAYPQLEDMARTFFAHFPLGTTLGFHVPYREE; from the exons ATGCTGGCCCACCTGCTGCCCGGGCTGGCGCTGTGCCTCCTGCTGGCGCCTCTGGCAG GGGCCAAGCCGGTGCAGGAGGAGGGAG ACCCCTATGCCGAGCTGCCGGCTATGCCCTACTGGCCTTTCTCCGCGTCTGACTTCTGGAACTACGTGCAGCACTTCCAGGCCCTGGGGGCCTACCCCCAGCTGGAGGACATGGCCCGCACCTTCTTCGCCCACTTCCCCCTGGGGACCACCCTGGGCTTCCACGTCCCCTACAGGGAGGAGTGA